The DNA region GTGCCCCATCGGCGGCGACTGCCCACGTACGGCTGCTAGACACCTCGGGTGAACCGTACGCGCTCGTGATGGACCCCGGAGCCGCCCATGTCGCAGCACAAACCGTACAGCAAGACCTCCGTGGCCCCGTCAATTCGCTGGGGGCCTGCGTCGTCTCCTGATCGCGCTGCGCCGATACAGGAGGGGTCTCCTTCTCCTCGCCTGGTCGCTTCAGAATTATTGGGCTCCAGATGCGGCAGCTCCTGGCAGCAGTGTGAAAGCAGAGCAGGCGCCCAGCAGCGCGAGCAATGAACGGAAGCAACCGTTACGCGTCTCGGTGCCCCCCGAGTTGAGGGATGGTGGTGCTGAGGGCTGACCGTCTGAGACGCGGACACTAAATTTGGTTGTTTCATTGTTTGGCGTCGTGAGCTCGTCGTGATCGGCGTACTAGTTGTTGGATTGTTGGAAAGCACGCATATGCCCGCGCAGGGCGACGTGGACCGAGTACAGAGTACTAGTAGCATTGTAGCAGCCAACCAACGGCGGCGGGGTCGCGAGGAGGTAGGGAggaggaagccgccgccgcccgccggcgtgGCGAGCACGAACCGGCCGGCGCCCGCGCTGACGAAGCGCCGGGTCAGAATGTTGACGGTAACGGCAGCCGggcagccgcgccgcgcgcagGCGGGCAGGCCAGGCCAGGCCAGGCCATGTGGCGTCACGTTCGCCGAGACGTCGACTCCGCGTCTACTACCGCCACTTGATCGCGGCGCGCGAGGACGGGCAGCGCCTTCGCGCGCGGCGCTGCGCCGATCCCCCGGGCCTCCAACTTTTTCTTGCCAAATCTTTTCGTACGTGGTCTAGAGTTTCCTAAGCTTTGATCGCATCTGATGCTAATTTCCCCCTTTTCCCCGGGTCATGATCAGCGCGCGTCGAACTCGAAACTCTCTCCCGTCGTCGTTGTGACCGGCGACCCGGTGACATTTCTGCAATCTGCCGACGGAATCGGCAGCACCTTACCTTAGTCTGGTTGACGGCGATCTAGAAATGAAGCCGCGTGCGGTTCCAGCCCAATCTGACTCGTCGCTGGCTACCGTTCTAGATGGCGAGAGGGACATGCACGGGTAGCGCGCGGTGGTTGCTTGCGCCTTTCCGGCCTTCCGCCATGCTTCACGGCGAGCGTTGACGACGCGGCGCGATAGAAAATTAGACGGAGTGGCCGGGCGCGCGCTCGTGGTTCACTTGCTCGGGTCGACAGCTGCCGCGGGGGCGATATGTCTCCTGTTATTTCCGGGTAGTACCTGACGAGACGAGACGCGGTGGCCTGGCCTGAGTCACGGGCACGTCGTCGATGGCCGTGGTCGTGCTCGGCACTCGCGGATCCCGGGAACACGCTTTCCCCCTCGCTCTCCCGGCTCCGGAGCGCCGGCGTGCGCTCGAGTCGTTCACGGCAATCATCAGGGGGGAGCAGCGATGGGATCGGAGCCGCGTCGTCGTCGACGGCGCCCAAGACGGCCTTTGATTATTCGTTCCGAGGAGGCGGGGCGAGTGAGAGAGCTACGGGGCGTGATAATTGGAGACACATGGGGAGGGTGAGGCGGTCAACAACGGACAGAGGATTGGAAGGATCGCCCCCAATCAGCGAACTGATCGGGATCTCTTTAACTCACGGGAGGACATACTAGTACTCAATGTTGACGGAGCGAGGACCTCGCAGTCCCAGCCCGGAAAAAGGCCAGAGCCGCAGATGCTTCCACGCCCCTGGTCTCGCTGGAACAGCGTCTAATCAACGCTAAAACAAGTCGACGCAGTTGGAACGGAGGAACCGGGGTTAGTCCACGCCTATCCAAACGGACAATTCGTATGTAACGCTAATACTGGAGTCCAACATCTCCCATTTTTCCTCGAGTAAAAAAATGCGCACGGCACAAAGCAATGTGACCAAGAAGCCAATAACCATATTACCGTGAGGCTGAAATATGTGCTAGGATAGCAGTTTGGTGAACCCAAACGAGAACATTAAAAAAAAGAGGGACATGGTGTAAGAAGTGGAAGATATTCTATTGGCCCTATGAAAACAGGTGGTGTAAAGAAGAGGAGAATTCATCTGGGCCCCGCGCCGTGGGCCTGATTCCGCGCCGCGTTCTCGCTATAAAACCCGCGCACCCCCTCACCCAACGACCATCGCAATTATTCATCCCTAGCATTTGCAGCGCCCACAAACCCCCCGGAGAAAAGGAAGGAAGAGAAGGAGCGCCCGCGAGTTCACGCGCCCGATGGAgaacgccgccgcgccccccgccgccgtgAAGCCGTCGCTGTCCAAGAAGCCCTCGCCGTCGTTCCGGCTCCGGAACGGCAGCCTCAACGCGCTGCGCCTGCGCCGCGTGTTCGACCTCTTCGACCGCAACGGCGACGGCGAGATCACCCTCGACGAGATGGCCTCGGCGCTCGACGCGCTCGGCCTCGGCGCCGACCGCGCCGGCCTGGAGGCCGCCGTCGGGGGGTACATCCCGGCTGGCGCCGCGGGGCTCCGCTTCGACGACTTCGAGTCCCTCCACCGCGCGCTCGGGGACGCGCTGTTCGGCCCCATCCCGGAGGAGGTGCCtgaggaggacgacgagggggaCATGAAGGAGGCGTTCCGCGTGTTCGACGAGGACGGCGACGGCTACATCTCGGCCGCCGAGCTCCAGGCCGTGCTCAAGAAGCTCGGCCTGCCCGAGGCGCGGAACCTCGCCACGGTGCAGGAGATGATCTGCAACGTCGACGCCGACCGCGACGGCCGCGTCGACTTCGGCGAGTTCAAGAACATGATGCAGGGGATCACCGTGTGGGGCGCCTAGCTGCAGCGCTCCTGCGTTGCGTGCCAGCCCTCTACTGCGTGTTGACAAGTATGTATCTAGGGAGCGCCTTTTCTTCTACCCGGCGTGTATTCTTCTTGATCGCGCAGTGGATTCTTCTTGATCTTGGCTTTGCTCTGTTTGGGATCGTAGTCTTCAGAAATTTGGGGCAACAGCGAAGGCCCACAGGCCACAGGCATTGTTTCCTGTTCTAGTGTTCTTGATTGATTTAATCACATTATTACATGTAAGAAGAACGTTGACCTTGACCAGCTTCCCTCCAAGTTGATCTTCCTTCACTTTCGTGGTGCTTTCGCTCACCTATGCCTCTCCCTATCACTCTATCAGCGCGTTTACATATTCAATTGTGTCATTTGAAAGGGTTCTTTCTCGAAAACAAAGGAGTTTCGTCATTTGAAAATGTTCCTTTTGTATATAGTTTTGCCCCTTCTCATTTTTCCGTGTATGTGAAAGAATTAGTTAAAAAATATGCCTGGTTAATGAGTGATTTGAAAATAAAAAATGCCTTATTCTCCGGTCCTTCAAACATCTACAACTATGTCCATGACATGGTTGTTTAACTTTAAGCTTTACTCATAAGCTACTGATAGCAATTACACAACGCAACTCATTACAAGGCTAGCGACTGTAAAGTTCTTTATGCATTCATCATTTGACATACCAGCATTCCCACATGCATGAGCAAAAATGGTGTCTTAGGCAGCTCCACATGGGCCATGTCTCCCCATGGCTACCTACTGAGCACGTGAAGATTGCTGCACCAACCAAGCAATTCTTTTCTTCAGTGACAGACCGACATCAAACTAACCGATTTTTCAAAGAAACAGACCTCAAGATTATATACGACTATACCAGCCAAGCAAATGTCTTTCTTAACTGGCAGCAAGCTAAATGAACACTCAAAAGAAACCCACTTCTCCCCATGCTTGCATCATTGCACGATGCGCAGCACTTTCATGCAGTGGCACATTGCTTTCTCTTAGTTTTTGGGAATTTCATTTTCAGCCAAATTTTCCGTGAATCCTCAGGCATTAATTTTGCTTGAATCTGCAGGTTCTGAAGCATCTAAAAACTGGAGGAGGAGCAACCACAAGATCAGTAACTTGTGCCAGGTTTTAAAGTACAAAGGGTTGTGTTAGTTTGGTAGCTTGGGAATTAGTCATGTTGTGTGTCGTCGTCAAAATGCAGTTGATGACTTGTGATTTCAGTGTGTTCTAAGTTCTAACTGTGGTGGTTAAGTCCTCCACTGATGTAGGTACCGTGCTTCTGTCGTGTCTAATGCGTGTCTCCCTTGCTCTAATAAGCTATCTGAACATTAGACCAACTGAATTATTATGAACATGCTCGATTTCTGCTATGATGCAATTTACTAATTTGTCATCCTTCTTGGCACAACTAACTTCATATGATGACAAGCTTTTAACAACAAAGCGTATATTCAATAATTATCAGCGTTTTGGTGTATCTATAAAACCAATTAGTGTATCAATGTGTGCCTGAGGCCAATTCCATGGTGATTTAAAACTGGCAAAATGGCAAATGACTTTTCTGTCGCTTTAGGCCTTAGATATGACTATTACTAGTGGCATCATATTATGGGGATAAAACAATTGTATCGCCATTTAGGGTTAAAGTTTGGAGTCTTTAATATTATGATTGACAACTCCCATTTGTTTACACCTTCAGGACAGGAAACGATATGAATAATATTTTACTTATTTGGTTGCAGAACCACGACTTGCTGAAACAAAACCGGTGATTATTTGGTATTACCAAAGCTCTGCAACTAATTCAACTAACAGTACTCGTACAACCTCAAGTACTACATACTCATCATCAAAATTAAAATTACATGCATCACTTACATTGAAGAAATCTTCAATTCCTCATATGGATTGGTGCTTATCTCTACGCCATGCCATTGCTGGATTTTGGGGGCAAGAAGGGATCCCACCATCCAAACTCATATTTAGGATATGGAGCTGTCCATTTCTCAGGCTTCTCAAATTTCAACTCAACAGGATTAGAAGCCAATGCCTCTTCAACTGACTCTGTGTCGAACTGTTCTTGTAAGACCCTGTCTAGCCTTAACTTCATGAAACTGGAAACAAAAGAGAGCAAATTGAAGAACATTAAGAGCTCCGTACTGCACGCATACTACATCAACTAAACAAATGGACAGAAAATACAAATGACTCGAAGATAGCATCCTGCTGATCATCTCAATGTGTCTTTAGCTTCTGAACTACTTGTTTATGGCTATGCTTACTTTCACTCGTTTCACATTTAATCACTCTAATTACTATGCTGTAGTATCATAATAAGGTTTCTACCAGTCAGTGAAAGGGGGAAAATAGAAGAAGAAAAGAGGCACTGTTAGGCACTACTATCGAATATTATCAAGAATTCAGGATATAACCCAAGGATCCAACACCAGAATTAGGTGGGGAAAATGCAGGAATACTCAaaaaaattaaagaagcaacaaGCAAAACTTCAAAGAGAAAATATGGTCATAAATTTTGGATCAGGACTTAACATATACAGGTAGTGTGTCATGGACTCATTCAGAACATTAGAGTGGACCATGGGCATGATCTTCTTGTTAATTTTTACAGTGTCACCAGTGAAATCTAAGTGGGCAGACCTGACCAGTCACCAGTCAGAATAGCTACAGAGGACACCGCGTCAGCAGATTCATAGGTCACTTGATGAATGTGTACCAAATAATAACTATGTTGCAGGATTACCAAGGCTAATTAGAGGATGCTGGTATATGCACATTTCAAGCGGGCGTCATTGATTGATGACAGTTAACACGTTACAACTAGATGGCAGGGTGCAATCAGCTGCGAATGCACACCACAAGCCAATGCTGGCCATTAGAGGATGCTGGTTGTTTGACAATTACAATTGCAAGCATTTGGATTTGCAAGCTATATGCAATGCATGACAGCGGCATATTCACACCGCGCTATAATTAAAAAAAAGCGATCTCTGGCTTGGAAAGACCATAAGGCAAGGCAAGCGCATGCATAATGCATTGTAGTGGTATTTAAGCATTGCTCGTTCGATGCATAGATACTCACGTGATCCAGTTGCCGTCGGTGGAGACAAGCGCGACGGCGGGGCGCTTGAGGCGCTTGGTGATGTTGGGGAACCTTTCCAGGAACTTGGGCTCGATGACGAGCCAGAAGTCGCGCTCCTTATCGCGCTCGGCGTAGTTGCGCAGCTTCTCGGCGAGCTGCTCCTGGAAGTGCTCCTCCTCGTCCAGCATGAACTTGGCGTTCGCCACCAGGAAGTGGTACGTCTTTGGCTTCTTCTCCTGCCCGAACGCCACGGAAAATCACAACAACTGAATTCTGCGCGCGCGCGAGCGGAGTGGGACGTGGCAGGAGCGGAATCGCACCTGCTCGGGAGGCTCGGGGGAGCCTTGCTGGTCGGAGTCAACGGCGACGGCCCGGCGGATGCCACCGAAGGGCCGCGCCGGGTAGGAGACGGCGACGGTCTGGGGCGCGCGGGTAGCGGGCGCGAACCAGGcccgcgcgcggggcggcgcggtacggggcggcgcgggcgccgcgCAGGGGCGGAGGGAGAGCGTTGCGGGAGCCACCATTGGCTCGGCCTCGGCTGGGCTCGGGCGCGGCGCCGCCGGTGGAGTCGCGGTGTCGGACCGTGCTGAAGTGGACTGGACGACGGCTCGTGCCGGGGAGGATATAGATGGAGGAGGGTGCGGCGGAAGGGGGGAGGCGGAGCGCCTTATCTGCAGAGAGAAGTGGGGTGGGCGCCTTGCTCGGGCACTTGGcgagtgcggcggcggcggagcaatAATGTCAAGATGGAGTGAATTGTAGTAGGCCGAAGGAGCAATTTGGGCCGATTGTTCATGGCCAGCCCACAGGCCACCACTTCTTCCATTTAGGCCGTAGGTGTCAATCCGTCAAGAAGGATTTTGGCCCAGATGTCTCGCGAGTTGGCTAATATCTCGCGAGTGTCTACAGTGCACGCCAATACGGCATTAATGCATCCAGCGTGGCCCCGATCGCGATCTTCCCTGTTGGATACCGGTAGCACCTGTTTTCCCCATGTAATGATTCAGGTGTAGGCATCAGGAATGATGACCCTCCCGCTCGCGGCCTGGCCATGCCATGCATGCGACCATGCTGTCACGGTGTCACCCCTGCTCACTGTCAGCACAACGGCTTTGCTTGGTCTCTCGCTACCACCAAGGCCTAGTAGGTGTGGGCGTGTGGCGATGACACGCGAACCCACCCACCCACGATCAATTCAATTCGCTCGTGGACAACGCACAGCATGCACGTCAGCATCCCCTTCCTTggcagaagaagaaaaaaacacAGGAGAGGAGAGGATCAAAGACTCTTCAAAGAAAATGGCGCGCGGCCGCGTGTCCATCTGCATGCGACTTGGCGCCTTGCTTATCCATCATCGCAAGGGAATACAAGGGCGCGTCACATGCGCGCGAAATGCTCGCTTGCATCGCGCCCCTGCTGCGCTGCGCTGCGCATTCCTTGCGATCCGGTTTTGGCGGAGCGCGCTACGCCCTCGGGATCATCATCATCGCGTACCGGCCGTGAGTGCGCTCTCGGTTGGGCctcctcgccgcccgccgcccacgctGCCGCCTCGTCTCGCTTGCGTCACGGCGAATTCGATCGATGGTGGTGGATTGGTGGTGTAGTGCAGCCGAACTCGATGGATCCGCTGATGCAAGCAAACAGTGCAAACCTTCCCTTGCACGCGAGTCCGAGTACATGGCCGCGCATCATCCGTGCATGGCCGGCAGCATCTGGCGGTCTGTCAACGCAGCAGCAGCGACACGCACGGGCACGGCGCAGGAGTAAGTGCATGGGGCATGTGGCCCACGGCGGCAGCACTACTGGTGACTGGTGAGTGATGAGCGAGTGGCATCGACGGTCTCACTAGCCAGGATTGCGGTGGCCCCACGTGCAGGTGCAGGCGAACGCGCACGACCGCTGCTTCCTTATCGCGTACGCGTCTCCCTGCCGCAGCTGCCACCGCTGCTGGAAACGGATCGCTGGCTTTACTGCTTTGATCCATGCTGATtatcttttaaaaaaaaatccatGCTGATCTGATCCATGCTGCTACTGCGAAAGGTAGCGTTCCTCTTTGCCATCAGGCCATCAACATGTGAGCGAGGGATTGAATGCGTTGCATATACTAAATGATAAAACAGCCGGGCGTAGTTACGTGAGGCGAGGCGAGGTAGTTGGATGTTGGGAGCTCCCAGTCCTAGATAACACTACTCCGTAACAAATTCTAAATTTCTGGGATTTTGTACTACTATGGGAGACAGTACGAATTGTGCAGAAATTCAATGCCAGAATAATTCCCCCGTGTTCCGATGCACGGCCGTAGCACTCACGTGACGCGTAGAAACCGAACCGCCTCTTCAACAGCTTCGTGCCTCCACCGCCGAGCTTCTCTCCTCGTACCAGCTACTGTGCTGCACACGACACACGGACACATTTCCTTCGTAGCTAGTCGAACGTGGTTGGTGCGACCCCCCTTATCAAACACACCTCGTGGCTTGCTCTGCGTCAAGCCATCGCACATCGACCGCCGGCGCAAGCAAAGGCCAAAGTTGCTGGTAGAGTGGCCGATCGAGGTAGGAGTCACCGAGTCATCAGCAGCACGTTAatgccgcgcgtcgcctcgcctgTCGGTGGGAGCAAAGCAACAAAGGATGCCATTACCAGCGACCTTTTTGGCTTTTTCTTGCACACGCACAGACCACCCACAGAGGAGAGAGGGAAATTAAAAAAGCAGGCCGCGCGCTTTGAGCAGCATCAATGGCCTGCTGGTGGCCTACCCCGTCCCTCCGAGCCGTGCCGTGACGacgacgcgcgcgcgggatgCTACGCCGGCGGTGATCCTCCGGTCCGTGCGCGTGTGGCTACAGCAACCTTGCACGGCACGCCCAACGGCGCCGTGACCAATTGCTCCCTCCGGACCTGCGGTGCCACGGCACTAGCACTGCACACCGTGCTGCCGTTTTAATTGAACCTCAGACCCTGGGAATTATGTTCTTAAATCTTAACTGTGAGGGAGGATAGCAGAAGCATAAAGCATGGGTAGCTGCTGCTTGCACGGCATGGGCTGATAAAAACTACGAGGCTATCTCGTTGCTGAAGGCCGCTCCATATCTTGACTGAAGCAACGAGCACCTTTCTGAGTAAACAACAGAACGCTAAAGTGTAGCTAGACTCCATCCGATAAAGCCACTACTGGTGAATCTGACTACGGCATCGAAGTGTGTCGAGAGACACTAAACAAGCAGCAGTTACGTACACGCACATAACATAACCTTTTCTCTCAGTATGCACCTAATCCAGGATTAGCCAGGCTATTATATACATGTACAGAGTGATGATGGCTTTCTAGGAGAGTAGGAGTACAGCACAGCACAGTCCATGCATCCACACACCTGCAGCATCCAGCAGGTAGCGATCACAAAAGACGATGCCCATTGCCGGGTGCTATCTTGCTCCGGGCAGGTAGCTTTTCTCACCGCCTCCGTCACATGGCGGCACATGAGGTAGGCCAACGCTTTCGAGGCCTTTTCCCAATCCTACAGctattgggggggggggggggggggggggggggcggttcTTTCTCCGGGAAGCGGAGACTGTGGATCAGTACGTGGATGAAAAGCTGAGGCGGGTCATAAGTTCTTTTCACAGGCATGTGCATTGTGCAACCAGCATTCAGGTTCGGCCTTATTACTGCCAGATGGGCAAGATGCTCACAACTCACTGCCTTGATGAAACACGTTATTCTGGCTTTAATGCGCTCACGCTTTCATGATACAAGGGAGAGAAGATTTAAGTGTCATTCTTCTACGGAATTTACTATCGTGGCAGAAATAAAAACGTCGTGTTAGTTACCAAAGGGAAAACGGCCCAGTTTTCAGAGGTGGCATCTGTTGCCGTGACGCAGGATGAGCTCGGTGTAGAGTGAagcgtagcagcagcagcagcatgggGACACCCCAGCATCTCACTGACGACTAGAGTTCGGATGGCGTCAGAGTCAATACATACGGGATAAAAATTAGAaaacgagataaataaaatTTAAATCGTTGGCCACCTCCCCGGAGTAAAGAGAGGCCCTCGGACACTCCAACAGTGATCCTCCTCCCAATAAAAACCCCCGTCTCCGTGGACGGCGAGTAAACAACAAGAGCCAGGGAGCGCTCGCGACTCGCGACTCGCGAGACACGGCATGTGCGGCCGTGCGCGCCGCAGCGCACGATTTCCGCAGCCCGTGCTCCAGCCCCCACCATGGCTTGTCGTGCTGGCCGCGAACTCTTCTCTCCCTCTGGCGGGGCCAGCTCCTCCACCGTTGCAGGAGAATCCCGTTCCGGCCGGCAGCCTGAACAGGACACGCTGCTGCCTGCTGCTATCCTTCAAAACGGAACCCATGCTCATGCCATATTAGCGCTTTCTGAACCCGATTGCGCCTAACCCCTAGACGAGTCGATGCGCGCCGCGCAACGCACAGCCCAGCGACAGAGGATCGGACGGTCGCTGCAAGCCTGCAACAGGGGTCCCTCCCCCCGCGATTATTGCGGCCTGAGGAGTGTTTGACCTcgtgcccccgccgccgccggttcAGCCGTTCAGGGCACGTTACGCGTCCATGCAGTCGTCGTCACATCTCTCAGGTAACGAGGGAAACAAATGGGATACGTGTAGAATCGAATTTAGATAATATTTTTTTATCATATTTTAACTACGGATGCGAATTTAGATATTCTGAATACGAATGCAAAAAGGATATCTCGAATTCGAATATTTTCTCGATATACAGGACAACACTTAGCTATTTTTTATTGATAGTTTTAGAATATAAAATCATCAATATAACAAAAATAGCTAGCTTATTTATCAACAAATActttaataaataaatatataaaaatattagaaataaaaatatattttcaataaatatataaacatttttaattaatatataatgaaaaattataaaagtaatttcacccataaataaataaaacaaGAATATTTACGAGGAAACTTAATCTTCTTATAATTTtattataaaaattaataatattggttataaaaaataaatataattttttaaaTAGTTCTACACAAAATGGACACAGGTACCGTCAGATATTGAATACGGACGTGGAATCAGATAAAATTTTTTAATAAACATCGGATTCAAATGTACCTATTTTACTGCCACATTAAATTTGAATATGGATGTGGATATCCATATTAATATTTAATCGGATACTAATATCGGATATTTCGGATACCTTTTCACATGCAACGGAGACACGGGTGAGCGGGCCCCGCCCAGGACAGCTTAACCGCACCGCAGATGGCACAGCACGGTCCGCGCACCCGCACGGACCAAGGAGTTTACGACCCGAGCTGTCTTCCTGATTTCCGCCGGAGATGCGGGAGGGGGCGGCGAGAGGCGTGGTGTTCTCCAGGCCCCGGCGGCACGTGGGCACCAGGCAGAGCACGgaggcgccgcgcccgcgcgcgggGGACCGGGCCCGCCGGGGGCACTTGTCCGCTTGGCGACTGGCGATGGAGGGAGGCCGGGACTgagaggggagggagggagcgTGTCGTGGCGCCGGATCGCCGGGCGGCGCCCGGCGGCCGGGCGCGTACCGTTACGGAAGGCGACGGCGCCAGCAGTGCCCCTCCAGTCCACCGGTCCGACAAATCGAGGGCTCGTCTGCCTTTACCAACCCGAGGCAGACGGGACCGCGCGGTGCGTGCCCGTGCTAGATCCTTCTCCAGCGGGATGGGGTAAGCCGTTGATCGGTGTGACAGTGCGAGCACTGGATCGGCGCTGTGGACCGTGGACGTGTGGCGTCCTACCTCTCGCTTGACTGCATGGCTCAAGCCTAAATCTGCCTTGTCCTGGATTACGTCAAATTTCGAACACACTCACCAGCCAATAATTAATCCGGTACTCCAAACTCCATGAATGCTTCTAATCCCCCTGGAGGGCAATTCGGTCCATGCGCCGCACGGGACGGGACGCCTCCCCACCGACCGACGGCCCCCGTCCATCCCACCGCGTTCAAACCCCAGGGCGCACTCCACGGAACGGAGCGCACGAAACACCACGCCAGTGGCAGGACAGTAAATACGCGCGAACCACAGTGTCACATCCCCACCCCACCCCTCCGCCATTTAAACCCGGGCTTCCCCACTTGTCCCTTTTCCTCGCGTCCATTTCCGCCCATCACTCCCCTCCCCGGCTCCCCCGCTCTGCTACGCTGCCGCTCCGCAGCGAAAAGGGCACCACGGAATTCCCGACTAGCATTTCGAATTCTCGATCCGGACCGCGGCGCCGCCGGACCGGACGCTGGAAGCGGGCGCTCGATCCGGTGAGGCGCTCGTCTGCTGCGATTTTTTTCATGTGTTTTTTTCTTCTCGGGGGTGTTTTGATGCGGTTTCCGGTAGCTTGCTTCCGCTCCAAGCGTTGGGTGGGTCGGCGAGCGGCCGCTGTCGCCGGATCCGCTTACTGTCGGCTAGAGGCATGCGTATCGTGGCGTATTGCGGCTGGATCTCGGGGGGCTTTGGGTTTTGGATTCGTGGCTTATTCaatcccttgggtgtagaaagTGGCTGGTACAGATCTGATACTTGGAGCATATAGGGTTTTATGTTCTGGTACAATCGCCGTCTGGGGGTTTGGCTTTGGCATTTCAATCGATTCATCTTGAACACGTTTCCTCGGATTGCTGAGGTTTATCTGTCCTTCCTGTTGTTTGCAGGGGGCTTTGAAGTGGATGAGGAATTGGCTGTGTTTGCATGAGTTGTAGTGTTGAAAGCGGCAACCACTCACGGTTGTGAGCAAAATGGACGGGAAAGTTGCTAGCAACGTGGAGCTCGATTCTACTGTCTTCCAAGTATCCTCGCCTGACAACAGGTGAACACAGGCTGGAATATATTGGTCGCACCCGCA from Panicum hallii strain FIL2 chromosome 9, PHallii_v3.1, whole genome shotgun sequence includes:
- the LOC112876474 gene encoding probable calcium-binding protein CML27, which translates into the protein MENAAAPPAAVKPSLSKKPSPSFRLRNGSLNALRLRRVFDLFDRNGDGEITLDEMASALDALGLGADRAGLEAAVGGYIPAGAAGLRFDDFESLHRALGDALFGPIPEEVPEEDDEGDMKEAFRVFDEDGDGYISAAELQAVLKKLGLPEARNLATVQEMICNVDADRDGRVDFGEFKNMMQGITVWGA
- the LOC112876473 gene encoding uncharacterized protein LOC112876473; amino-acid sequence: MVAPATLSLRPCAAPAPPRTAPPRARAWFAPATRAPQTVAVSYPARPFGGIRRAVAVDSDQQGSPEPPEQEKKPKTYHFLVANAKFMLDEEEHFQEQLAEKLRNYAERDKERDFWLVIEPKFLERFPNITKRLKRPAVALVSTDGNWITFMKLRLDRVLQEQFDTESVEEALASNPVELKFEKPEKWTAPYPKYEFGWWDPFLPPKSSNGMA